One window from the genome of Vespula pensylvanica isolate Volc-1 chromosome 19, ASM1446617v1, whole genome shotgun sequence encodes:
- the LOC122635740 gene encoding ADP-ribosylation factor 6, with protein sequence MGKLLSKIFGNKEMRILMLGLDAAGKTTILYKLKLGQSVTTIPTVGFNVETVTYKNVKFNVWDVGGQDKIRPLWRHYYTGTQGLIFVVDCADRDRIDEARQELHRIINDREMRDAIILIFANKQDLPDAMKPHEIQEKLGLTRIRDRNWYVQPSCATTGDGLYEGLTWLTSNHKL encoded by the exons ATGGGAAAGTTGTTGTCAAAAATTTTTGGCAACAAGGAGATGCGAATTCTTATGTTGGGATTAGATGCTGCAGGAAAAACTA CAATATTGTATAAACTTAAATTAGGACAGTCTGTGACAACTATACCGACTGTAGGATTTAATGTAGAAACTGTTAcctataaaaatgttaaatttaacGTCTGG GACGTAGGTGGACAGGATAAAATACGTCCATTATGGCGTCATTATTACACAGGAACACAAGGTCTTATTTTTGTAGTAGACTGTgcagacagagatagaattGATGAAGCACGTCAAGAACTCCATCGGATTATAAATGATAGAGAAATGCGTGAtgctattattttaatttttgctaACAAACAAGATCTTCCTGATG cGATGAAACCCCATGAGATTCAAGAAAAGTTGGGGTTAACTAGGATACGGGACAGAAATTGGTATGTTCAACCATCATGTGCTACAACTGGAGATGGGCTTTATGAAGGCCTTACATGGTTGACCAGTAACCACAAATTATga